The DNA window CAATTAAAGAAATCGAACGCCAATTAGAAACATTAGTAACGGCCGATGTTGCACGCGTTTCATGGGAAGATTACGGCCAAATCTTACTAGTCGATTCAATAGAAGAAGCACGTATTGAAGCAGACCGTTTGGCATTTGAGCATGTTGAAATCCTAACAGAAAATCCTGATTATTTCCTTGAAAATATGACGAATTATGGCTGTTTATTTTTAGGACCCGAAACGAATGTGGCATATGGCGACAAAGTAATTGGGACTAACCATACATTGCCGACAAAAGGCGCTGCTCGTTACACAGGTGGATTGTGGGTAGGTAAGTTCATCAAAACCGTTACGTATCAGAAAGTAACACCAGAAGCGAGTGCTTATATTGGTGAATATGCAGCACGTTTATGTCAGCTTGAAAACTTCGCAGGACATGCAGAACAGGCGCTTCTCAGAGTCAGAAGATACGGCAGTAAATAAGTTACTCTAAGGGGTATGGGGGGTTGTTTTATGCTTGGTATGTTGGGAATGTTTGGTGGCTTAATTTTATTGATCATTTTGACGATGCGCGGGATGAACTTGTTGATCGCAGCACCGTTAACTGCTTTGTTTGTTGCGTTATTAAATGGATTGCCGTTGTTTCCTCAGCTTGCTGAGGAAGGGGCAGCTAACTTTTTAACAAATTACATGACCGGTTTTACAGGCTTTATCGCTTCTTGGTATTTGATGTTCTTGACCGGTGCCATTTTTGGTAAAGTGATGGAAGACAGTGGTGCAGCTGACAGCGTATCAAAATGGATCGTTAGCAAAATTGGGATGAAACGTGCGGCTCTAGCTGTTGTTCTTGCTTGTGCGGTTTTAACTTATGGCGGCGTCAGTTTGTTCGTTGTCGCTTTCTCTGTGTATCCGATGGCACTCAGCCTATTTAGACAAGCTGATTTGCCGAGACGTTTTATCCCAGCGGCGCTTGCTTTTGGATCGACCACTTTTACAATGACTTCTGCTGGTTCGCCTGAAATCCAAAACTGGATTCCCATTGAATTTTTAGGAACGACACCGTATGCAGGGTGGGAGGTCAGTATCATCGTAGCCTTATTCATGATGATTTTTGGGTACTGGTGGTTGAAGAAAATGATTTCCAAAGCGTTAGTAAAAGGGGAGCGATTTACCGCTCGGAAAACCGATCCGTCTGCAGAAGAACGCACAGAATTACCAAATCCTTTACTCAGTATGATTCCGCTTGTTGTGGTTCTAGGCATTTCATTTCTTTTCCACAATTCGCTTGGAACTTCGGCATTGATTATTGCGTTAAGCGGCGGTATTGCAACAACTTATTTTCTTAACAGAAAATATTTCCGCAATATTGGAGATGCCTTCAGTGAAGGTGCAGTAGGAGCTGTTATCGCAATTGCTAATACGGCAGCAGTGGTTGGTTTTGGTGGAGTTGTCAAAGCGACACCTTCTTTTGAAACAGCGGTTGATGTCATGACGGGTATTCCAGGAAGCCCGTTAATTGGGGGTGCACTGGCGGTGGCGGTCATTGCCGGATTGACAGGTTCGTCTTCGGGTGGACAAGCGATTGCTTTA is part of the Planococcus kocurii genome and encodes:
- a CDS encoding GntP family permease → MLGMLGMFGGLILLIILTMRGMNLLIAAPLTALFVALLNGLPLFPQLAEEGAANFLTNYMTGFTGFIASWYLMFLTGAIFGKVMEDSGAADSVSKWIVSKIGMKRAALAVVLACAVLTYGGVSLFVVAFSVYPMALSLFRQADLPRRFIPAALAFGSTTFTMTSAGSPEIQNWIPIEFLGTTPYAGWEVSIIVALFMMIFGYWWLKKMISKALVKGERFTARKTDPSAEERTELPNPLLSMIPLVVVLGISFLFHNSLGTSALIIALSGGIATTYFLNRKYFRNIGDAFSEGAVGAVIAIANTAAVVGFGGVVKATPSFETAVDVMTGIPGSPLIGGALAVAVIAGLTGSSSGGQAIALPLLAPHYLDMGVDPEALHRTVSISSGSLDSMPQGGYVVTTIRSIAGETHKDAYPAFGALTVVVPLIGAALAVVLFSLGL